From the Tachysurus fulvidraco isolate hzauxx_2018 chromosome 21, HZAU_PFXX_2.0, whole genome shotgun sequence genome, the window TGGTGTTAAGTGTTGTTCAGGAGTCTTATGCCTTGTCAATAGAATCTGTTTGTGAGACTTTTTGTTCTTGATCTCACACTCCTGTAGCGTCTCCCAGATAGCACAAGTATGAAGAGGTTGTGTTGTGGGTGTATATTGTCCCAGATGTTATGGGCCCTCCTGATGACCCTGCTGTTGTAAATGTCCTGGAGTAATGGTAAGGCCACCCCACAGATGAACTGTGCAGTTTTTATGACCCACTGGAGAGCTTTCCTGTCCTGAACAGTGCAGCTTCCATGCTGCTTCGGAGCCCTGCCCACACCTCGGcaactcagaccacatctctgttatgctaattccagcatacagaccacttgTCAGACGctctaaaccggttctgaagcaggtgaacacctggccagcaggagccacctctgctcttcaggactgctttgagtgcactgattggaacatcttcagggaggctgcaaccaacggtgaCTCCGTCAACTTAGAGGGGTACATGTCATCAGTGTCCAGCTACATCTGCAAGTACATTGACGACGTGactgtctccaagaccatcaccacatgctccaaccagaagccgtggatgactgctaacgtGTGTGAGATGCTGAGGACTaaagacctagccttcagaacagggggcaggttggccctaagaacagcaagggccaaactgtcctgagccatcagagaggcaaagcgcgcacacacccaaacaatccacagccacttccaggacagcggagacacctgGCGCATGTAGccgggcatacaggcgatcacaaactacaagacagcttcacctgcttgtgatagtgatgcctccctcccagcgCGCTGAACGACTTCTAcactcggtttgaggtgcagaacaatgtaACGACAAGGAAGACCATCTCTCCCCCTGttgaccaggtactctgtctatccagggccgacgtgaggagaactctatgcagagttaacccacggaaggctgctggaccagactacattcctggcagggtgctcagagaatgtgcagaacagctaaccgatgtctttactgacatttccctgagcagcgccgttgttcctacgtgcctcaagactaccaccattgtccccgtcCCTAAGAAATCTACAGTGTCCTGTCTCAATGACTACCATCCCGTCGCACTCACACCTATCGTTATGAAGTGCTatgagaagctcgtcatgaggcacattaAGACCATGCTACCACCCTAACTGGGCCCCCTACAGTTCACGTATCGttaaaccgctccacagacgacaCCATTCCCAcagcccttcatttagccctcacccacctaaataaagacacatgtacgaatgctgtttatagactttagttcagcattcaacacaatcatctgATTAGGAAGCACCTGATTAGGatgctgagcctgctgggactgaacacctccctctgcaactggatcctggacttcctgactgggagaccttaGTCTGTCCgaatcaggaacagcatctccagcaccaccacactgaacactggagcccctcagggctgtgtgctcagtccactgctgttcaccttgctgacacacgactgtgcagcaatgcacagatctaACTATATCATCAAGTTCACCGATGAAacgactgtggtgggtctcatcagcaagaacaacgAGTCCGCATACAGGCAAGAGGTGCAACAtctaactacctggtgtagagccaataACCTGTcgctgaatgttgataaaactaaagagatggttgttgacttcagaagaacacagagcaacagtgctgttggctttgcggatgaccccacacacccctcacacacacactcttcacccgcttgccgtctggaaaaaggtaccgaagcattcaggccctcacgaccagactgtgtaacagtttcttcacCAAaggccatcagacttctcaataactgagcTGAActgtactacatttacatttacagcatttggcagacgcccttatccagagcgacgtacataagtgcttaaatctctaacattgaatacattaatgctggttcactaggttcactacatacttaagataccatgagtttaaaacatttgttcaaagttacaatgaaaaagtgtcaaagttttttttttgttttttttttaatgcaaaagataaggaaagaagtgctagttgaagtgtttcctgaataactAGGTCTTCAACACAACATacgtactgagcacaacatacacatgcacatcatctgtatggactgcacagacctacaccaaatacacacacttccaatatacatccatcaacctgtttacatgctgcttacatccatcaaactgtttacatgctgttttgcacacttttttacttttttgctctttgcacacattGCCTACTGTAATCATTTCCGTGGTTTTgcaaatactgtacaatatttcagacgtttgctgtttttgcacaaatcctatacattatctcagggaactgctgctaagaaactgtgttcattctagtattactgcatgcaatattgtctgaacatacagtatttactctggtcggcgctgtttctgtttattgtcttttgtgtactgtcttttttatattttttgtattgtcttgtaacttttcgtctgtcttttgttctgcactgtcttgtctgtcttgttgtcttgtcctgcactgtttgcaccaggttgcacagttgcactttatgtggctaggactacttacttaagtccttcgCCCgatctttgttttatgtagcaccacaatcctggagaaatgtaaaatgacaataaaagcatcttgacttgacttgacattgtGATTCTGTACAATGATCACACTTTTAACCATACATCTGTAGAACTTGCTGAGGATCTTGGTTTACATGGCAAATTTCTTCAGCCATCATAAGAAGTATAGTCGCTGCTGGGATGTTCTCAAGAGCTGCTGAGTATTGTGATACCAGGTGAAGTCCTCGCTGATGTAGGTTCCAAGGAATTTGAAGGTTTTCATCCTCTCTACCTCTGTCTCACCGATGTAGATTGGCATATGCTGctccttcctccttctcctaGAATCAATCATCTCCTTGGTCTTATCTGCATTTAAGGAGAGATTATTTTCCTGACATAAGGCTATCAGACCTGCTACTTCCACCAGTAATGAGTCAGAAGACTGTGGTATCATCCGCAAACTTTATTATCTTCATGTTGGTTTGGGAGGCCACATCCTTGGGGGGGTTGCTGTGCTTACAGTTCTGACACCTGATGTCCAGTTACCTACTCTGTCTGACTGGGTCTGTCTGCCAGGAAGTTCAGCACCCAGTTACACAGAGAGGGTGTCAGTCCAAGGGTGAGGAGTTTTTCAGAGAGCCTGTGTGAAATAACTGTGTTGATTGCCGAGCTCTAGTCGATGAATAGAATTCTCATGTGTCCTTACTTTCCAAGTGTGTGAGGGCTGTGGGGATGGCAGCGTTGACAGCATATTCAGTGGACCGATTTTGTCGATATGCAAACTAAAATGGGTCCAATGTGGTTGGAATGTTCCTTTTTATGTGTGACACGACTATCCTTTCAAGATACTTTGTTATTCAGAGACTTTAATCAAGAGGATAAAATGCTCAGATTGTGTTATTCAGCCCTGAACCCAAATTCAGGATGATATGCTTTAATAAACCTGCACAATAATAGACTTGCGCTGAATAGAGAATAGGcaaatatttgattaaaaaacatcCAAGACTTGTCTAAACGCAGAACACTAGAAACATCTTTACTTTACAACTTTAATTTATCAGCATGTTAGTAAAAATCAGttgatttctgtatttgtaGAACCAGAGAAGTAGACCTTGTGATTTGTTACTATTCACTACGTGTTTTTTCGTCTGTTTATTATCTACATTGTTTTCTGCTTAGACTTATTTATGTCATCTAACTTTGAAATAAGTCTACTACATAACCTGACTTTATCTAATAGATGCCTAagtttatatgaatgtttttatttgactGGTCAGAGCAACAGTTCTGATGGTGCTAAATAGCTGAATTTATATGAAAATTAGAATTTACATACCAGCCTGAcgagtgagtgtctgtggagCATGGCACATCTTGGGTTTCAACTGAAAGGTCAGATTTTCCTGTaagggaagagaaaaaagatggGTATAAAGAGTGAAAAATAATCCAGTCATTTTAAACAACACAAGGTAATGTGCTACACCATGGCCATTTCTTGTTATAAGCTGGTCGCTTAGGGCCCCTGGGCCACATGGAGCTCtcgttattattaaaataaatactgtcATACATTTACAATGAGGTAGCAATCATGAAGAGATAAATCTATCTAGATCATTACTAcagttgtatagtatagtagacAGATAGAGGGAAATTCATGTCAAACAACCGATCCATCAACACTGGTGCCCCTCAAGGTTGTGTTCTTTCCCCACTGCTCATCTCCCTGTACAccaatgactgcacctctaatgacccctctgtcaagctcctttATGGATGACACTAGTCAGAGTCTCATCAAGGACCGAGACAAGTCTGCCTACAGACAGGAGGTTAAAGAGCcagctgtctggtgcagtcatAACAACTTGGAGCATAATATGCCCAAAACAGTGGAGAtgattgtggacttcaggagaaactcCCCTGCACTCCGCCACTCAGCATCATGGACAGCACTGTGAAGTGCTGCAGTGAAGACATTGAAGATCCTGGTCTCCaccatctcccaggacctgaagtgggacactTACATCAACATTGTACAAAAAGGCCAAACAAAGGATGTACTTCCTTAGCCATTTGAGGAAGTTtaacctgccacaggagctgctgtAACAGTTCTACTCAGCTGTCACTGagtctgtcctgtgcacatcagTGACTTTCTGGATTGGCTCAGCTATAAAATCAGACATCAGCAGACTACAGAGAACGGTTCAGACTGCTGAAAGAATTATTGGTGTTAACACATCCAAGTTATCCTTGAACTTTTGCCATCTGGTCGGTGCTTCAGAGCCAGTGTGGTCCTAAGAACATCAAGGGTCAAACTGTCCTaagccatcagagaagcaaagtgCCCCAGGACATTGGAGACACCTggcacatgtggcagggcatacacaAACTACAAAACAGCTTCAACTGCCTGTGATAGTAATacctccctcccagatgtgcTGAATGACTAATATGcttggtttgaggtgcagaacaacatagcggcaaggaagaccatccctccccccaatccctccaggtactctgtccatccctccaggtactctgtctatccacggccgacgtgagaagaactctatgcagagttaacccacggaaggctgctgacCAGACAACGTTCCTGgaagggtgctcagggaatgctcagaacagctagtggatgtcttcactgacatcttcaacatttccttgAGCAGCACTgttgttcctatgtgcctcaagacaaccacaaTTGTCCCCGtccaaaaaaaatctacagtgtcctgcctcaatgactatcttCCCATTGCACTTGTCATGAGTCACAttaagacccagttaccaccctcactagACCCCCTACGGTTTGCGTAtcatccaaaccgctccacagacgatgccattgccagggccctccacttagcccccacccacctggacaataaagacacttatgttcgaatgctgttcatagatttacgttcagcattcaacacaatcatccttcagcacctgattgagaagctgagcctgctgggactaaacacctccctctgtaactggatcctggacttcctgactgggagacctcagtctgtccggatcgggaacagcatgtCCTGCACCACTACACTGagtactggagcccctcagggctgtgtgctcagcccactgctgttcaccttgctgactcatgagtgtgcagcaatgcacagatcgaacaaTATCAACCAGTTCACAGATGACATGACCGCGGTgtgtctcatcagcaagaacgagtcagcatacagaaaGGAGCTGAAACAGCTAACTGTCAgagtagagccaacaacctgtttCTGAATGtcaataaaactaaagagaacATCGaaggatcatctgtagagatcgttaagagcaccaaatttcttggtgttcatctagcagagaacttcacctgttcactcaacaccagctccatcaccaagaaagccctgCAGCGTCTTTACTTCTTACAAAGCCTGAGAAAATCCAATCTCCcttcccccatcctgactacgttatacagagggaccattgagagcattctgagcaggtGCATCACTgactggtttgggaactgcaccgtcCTGGATTGCAAGACCCTGCAGTAAATAGTGAGGAAATCTGAGAAGATCATTGAAGTCTCCCTTCCCTCTATCATGAACAGTTACAcaacacgctgcatccgcaaggCCAACCGCATTGTGGATGactccacacacccctcacacacactcttcacccccctgccatctggaaaaaggtaccgaagctttcgggccctcacaaccagactgtgtaaaagtttctttccacaagccatcagactcaataactgaactgccccgagcacaatacacacacacacacacacaatacacacacacacgcacatacacgcacatacatacatgcacaatcatctgtatggactgcaatgacCCACACCGAATATACACTCTTCCAATTCTCATCAATGTCTACAGCACAAtaatatcaaactgtttacatgctgttttgcacactgtatTTACGCTTTGCACATATGTCTCAcctttcagtcgattgctgttttgcacaatactttaaaatactTCATGTAACTGCTGATGTAATACTAATGTgtaatattgattgaacatctacagtatttacactgttctgcgctgtttttgtgtattgtctcgTATCTTTTGTTTGCACAGtcttctgtcctgcactgttgttttttttgtcttttgtcctgcactgtttgcaccaggttgcacagatgcactttatgtggctaggactacttactaagtccttagctctgtctttgttttatgtagcaccatagtcCTGGAAAAATGTTGTTGCATTTTACTGTGCACAGCAACAGCTATACCTgtatgtggttgaaatgacaataaaagctccttgaatttattaattttcaattttttgtctatttgtatttacatatgtgtatttttatttatatatatatatatatatatatatatacgtatatatatatatatatatatatatatatatatatatatatatatatatatatatatatatatatatatatatatatatatatatatatatatacgtatatatatgatTCTCATCTTATTGTTATTGTATGTGTGGGATTGTCTCTGTGTCCTGGAAGCTTATGacacaaattccttgtatgtgaaAGCATACTTGGCAGTAAAGctccttctgattctgattctgattctaattgtatagtattgtaagCCCCTGATCTATTTGTACTAACATGTACTAAGAAAGCTGCTCTGCACAACAAGCTTTGCCCTGGTGCTATAGTTTTAATGGAGTTTAAAAATCATCTAGTCCTACTGTATATGCCATTTTGTAATTAGCAAAAGTGTTTTAACGTACCTTATGATCTAAGGAAGCCCGGTATTTTGTGCAATGATTCAGGTCTCTAAACTGTGTATCAGTTCTGCACTGAAATTTTGAGGCCAAATGTTGTGGCGTTTTCTTCGGAGCACGTGAATTTGTGGGAAAAGTGGTTGGAGTAGGACCTCTGCCCCCCCTGCTGAGGTGATCTCCGTCAGCCGGAAGAACTTCTGGATCAATTCCAGACGTGTCATTAGGACCTGAAAATacaatttcttatttaatatccCTTCCTTGATGCAGTTCTAAAGATTAGTCCAGTTTAActcagtggtgtgtaatgtataAAAGTATTCAGTAGGAGAGGTACCTGTAATTAAGAAAGGAGGTACAGCAGGACCTCTTCTGAGGATGTGCTGTACTTTAACTGTGAGAACTTCTGTAGCACATTCAGAAGTGTTACTAGAAGCTatgtgtgtgcctctgtctcctgtaaaatcagagaaaattacatttaaatttttcaAGATTgtttatattcctttttttatctGCTATTCATTTTACTCATAAAGATTTAATCGATCAGATTGTGTTATTTGGCTCTGACCACCAATTCGATATGATACATTTTCACGATGATAAACTTGCCCTGAATGGCAAAATGTTACGTTAAATACCAGCTGTTCTGTTCACGTTAGCTGAAGGAGACGTCTGAAG encodes:
- the LOC113634591 gene encoding uncharacterized protein LOC113634591 isoform X2, which translates into the protein MAPRLRPSTRYPPQTCPLQTSPSANVNRTAGDRGTHIASSNTSECATEVLTVKVQHILRRGPAVPPFLITGPNDTSGIDPEVLPADGDHLSRGGRGPTPTTFPTNSRAPKKTPQHLASKFQCRTDTQFRDLNHCTKYRASLDHKENLTFQLKPKMCHAPQTLTRQAGRVLQPVQRETGQCILPHGACVDASCRTQWVTNYMENFCFSQNACSLTSQRKSAPRPPSNFRKLRPATQRTEYQAAFGPKVLSAKFDFRLFIQLHGNGSK